In Mercenaria mercenaria strain notata chromosome 14, MADL_Memer_1, whole genome shotgun sequence, the following are encoded in one genomic region:
- the LOC123526217 gene encoding C-type mannose receptor 2-like has translation MYEFDCKPDGGQSSDGNWFSVAYEHQVGYIAKNDQLQVQTCMGSVPDEDKLSPITNTSTIAPTTPVPATTNKPTTITTIPASTTTIESITSTKQTTTVTTENIPTNAPTTAEEPSITPFTEVTTTLQPTTVSSTMSPTQNPKTSNTWQLTTTKTITLTQLHTITKPSSQKPITNTIQGHLEFCSSRIQHAAQEDHAILAQFGDNCFEVDKSTVSWSHAESICQQNGGHLTHIANQKEQNFIHNFLVRHHSHTVWIGLHDRNYEENFEWTSGDSVTYTNWQPGRKKHNHDVQDCVFMSPSTGLWNDRACGGDTPKEESHQDHRHAYICQFGTVTATTGNLNLCSSHLHQQASRDAGTLAQYGQSCYEIVPDTNKTWGQAESFCQNRGGHLAHISNSKQQSFIQGFMQRYSPHQAVWIGLTDHHSEGHFHWTSGDTAHYTNWVPNHISNFEHHSKEDCVVFIPYKHGKWDDLPCGSTVSTHHHVQAVGEVHPILCQYSTTAGPPFIG, from the exons gTCGGATATATTGCAAAAAACGACCAGCTACAGGTACAGACATGTATGGGAAGTGTTCCTGATGAAGACAAAC TTTCTCCAATAACAAATACGTCAACTATTGCACCGACAACCCCGGTTCCAGCAACAACGAATAAACCTACTACAATTACAACTATACCTGCCTCTACCACCACGATTGAAAGCATAACAAGTACAAAACAAACGACTACTGTAACAACAGAAAACATACCTACAAATGCACCAACAACAGCAGAGGAACCATCTATCACTCCGTTTACTGAGGTTACAACAACATTGCAACCAACCACGGTTTCATCTACCATGTCACCAACACAAAATCCCAAAACGTCAAATACATGGCAGTTAACGACGACAAAGACCATCACTCTGACACAATTACATACAATAACAAAACCTAGCAGCCAAAAGCCAATAACAAACACAATTCAAG GTCATTTAGAATTTTGTTCAAGTCGAATCCAACACGCAGCACAGGAAGACCATGCAATTCTTGCACAGTTCGGAGATAACTGTTTTGAAGTTGATAAAAGCACAGTGTCATGGTCTCATGCAGAGTCAATTTGCCAACAAAATGGAGGCCATCTAACTCATATTGCTAATCAAAAGGAGCAGAACTTTATTCACAACTTTTTGGTCAGACATCATAGCCATACCGTTTGGATTGGACTCCATGATAGAAACTATGAAGAAAACTTTGAATGGACATCAG GTGACTCTGTAACGTACACAAACTGGCAACCTGGACGAAAAAAACACAACCATGATGTGCAGGATTGTGTATTCATGTCACCATCCACAGGTCTCTGGAACGATAGAGCTTGCGGGGGAGATACTCCGAAAGAGGAAAGTCACCAGGACCATCGTCATGCATACATATGCCAGTTTG GGACGGTTACTGCGACGACAG GAAATTTAAATCTCTGTTCGAGTCACCTGCACCAACAAGCTTCGAGAGATGCAGGGACATTAGCTCAGTATGGGCAAAGCTGTTACGAAATCGTTCCCGATACAAACAAGACTTGGGGTCAAGCAGAAAGTTTCTGTCAGAACAGGGGAGGACATTTAGCACATATAAGTAATTCAAAGCAGCAGTCTTTCATCCAGGGATTTATGCAAAGGTACTCGCCACATCAAGCGGTTTGGATTGGGCTGACTGATCATCATAGTGAAGGACATTTTCATTGGACTTCAG GGGATACAGCCCACTACACAAACTGGGTACCTAACCACATTAGCAATTTTGAACACCACAGTAAAGAGGACTGTGTTGTTTTCATACCTTACAAGCATGGCAAATGGGATGATTTACCGTGTGGAAGTACCGTCTCTACACACCACCATGTCCAAGCTGTTGGAGAGGTCCATCCAATCCTGTGTCAATACA GTACAACTGCAGGACCTCCTTTTATCGGCTAG